In the genome of Metabacillus litoralis, the window TGATACGCAATTTTTGCCTTTATAGGGGAGGAAGAAAAATATGGATTTTCGTTTTGATATTATCGCTGAATATGGTCCATTTTTATTAAAGGGAACATTGTTAACAATTGGCTTGTCTTTAGCTGGTATTCTTCTAGGAACTGTTCTTGGACTTGCGATTGGCTTAGGTAAAATGATGAATAACAAATTGCTAGCGCTTCCTTTTAAATGGTACATTACCTTTTTCCGTGGAACGCCATTATTTGTTCAAATACTATTAGTTCACTTTGGGGTAGTGCCATTTTTCACAGGTGAAACAAATGGAATTGCAGCTGCAATTATTGCACTTTCATTAAATGCTGCTGCATATATTGCCGAAATTTTTAGAGGTGGAATTCAATCAATCGATCGAGGACAGATGGAGGCAGCACGTTCATTAGGAATGAATCATGTTCAAGCTATGAGACATGTTATTCTGCCGCAGGCTTTTAAGCGAATGATTCCTCCGTTTGGAAATGAATTTATTGTGTTAATAAAAGAATCATCTCTTGCGGCAGTTGTTGCTGCCCCAGAGATTATGTATTGGGGTCGGGCAATGTCATCTCAATATTATCGGGTATGGGAACCATACTTAACAGTAGCTGTTATTTACTTAATTTTAACCTTAACTCTTAGCTTCTTACTAAATATACTTGAAAGAAGGTTGACGACAGAATGATTACTGTAAAAAAATTAAAGAAATCATTTGGCGCAAACCATGTACTTAAAGATATTAATGTCACGATTAAGCCACAAGAAGTGGTTGTTGTAATAGGTCCTTCTGGTTCAGGAAAATCTACCTTCTTACGATGCCTTAACTTGCTCGAATCGGTTTCGGGCGGACAAGTTATGATAGATGGTATTGATTTAACGGATAAAAAAACAGATATAAACAAAGTTCGTGAAGATGTAGGAATGGTTTTTCAGCAATTCAATCTTTTTCCCCATAAAACAGTTATGGAAAATATTACAATGGCACCAATAACAGTGAAAAAAATGAAGGAGGAGGTAGCGAAAGAAAAGGCATTTCAGCTCCTTCAAAAGGTAGGGTTAGCTGAAAAAGCAAATGCTTATCCAAATTCTTTGTCAGGTGGTCAAAAACAACGTGTTGCGATTGCTAGAGCATTGGCGATGGAGCCGAAAATTATGTTGTTTGATGAACCAACTTCTGCCTTAGATCCAGAAATGGTTGGAGAGGTTCTTGAGGTTATGAAGCAATTAGCTCGAGAAGGAA includes:
- a CDS encoding amino acid ABC transporter ATP-binding protein yields the protein MITVKKLKKSFGANHVLKDINVTIKPQEVVVVIGPSGSGKSTFLRCLNLLESVSGGQVMIDGIDLTDKKTDINKVREDVGMVFQQFNLFPHKTVMENITMAPITVKKMKEEVAKEKAFQLLQKVGLAEKANAYPNSLSGGQKQRVAIARALAMEPKIMLFDEPTSALDPEMVGEVLEVMKQLAREGMTMVVVTHEMGFAKEVGDRVIFMDGGYIIEENMPEPLFNDPQHERTKSFLSKVL
- a CDS encoding amino acid ABC transporter permease, coding for MDFRFDIIAEYGPFLLKGTLLTIGLSLAGILLGTVLGLAIGLGKMMNNKLLALPFKWYITFFRGTPLFVQILLVHFGVVPFFTGETNGIAAAIIALSLNAAAYIAEIFRGGIQSIDRGQMEAARSLGMNHVQAMRHVILPQAFKRMIPPFGNEFIVLIKESSLAAVVAAPEIMYWGRAMSSQYYRVWEPYLTVAVIYLILTLTLSFLLNILERRLTTE